The Streptomyces uncialis genomic interval CACCCTGCTGCCCCGGGCGGGCGCCCCCGACAACGCGCTCTTCCCGTACTGGGACGACCTCGTCCTGGGTGCGGGCTCGGGCGTCCACTGGGCTGCCTCGGGCACCGCGCCGCACCGCGAGGTCACCGTCGAGTGGCGGGACGTGGCGCTGGCGTCCTCGCGCGAGGTGCGGTTCTCCTTCGCCGCGGTGATCGGGGAGGACGGCACCGCGTCGTTCCACTACGAGAACGGGCCGGGCGCCGGCCTCACGAACGGGGAGAGCGCGACGATCGGCGTCGAGAACCCCACGGGCACCGACGCGCTGATGTACTCGTTCAACAGCTCCGTGGTCCGGGGCGGGACGAGCGTCCACTTCCGGACCGGGGACACGGCCGTGCTCTCGGGGACGGTCACCGACGCCAACGACGGCAAGCCGGTCGCCGGGGCCACCGTGACGGCCGGGGGCCGGACCGACACCACCAGGGCCGACGGGGGCTATCTCTTCCAGCTGCCGCCGTCCGCCGCCCAGGATCTCGCGGTGGCCGCCCCGCACTACACCGCGGCGACCCGGCAGGTCCGCGGGGAGGCCGGCGGGGTCACCGTCACCGATGTGGCGCTCGGCACCGCACGGATCACCTCCGAAGCCGCTTCGGCGCACCTGGTCGTCCCGCCCGGGGAGCGGCGCGCCCGTGACCTCACGCTCACCAACACCGGCTCCGCCGGCGCGTACACCCTGACGGAGGCGACGGACGAGCCCTGGCTCACCGTCTCCCCCGCCGGCGGGGAACTGGCCGCCGGGGGACGGACGGCCGTCACCGTCACGGCCGACGCGTCGGGGGTCGCCCCGGGGACCGTCCTCACCGCGACGCTGAAGCTGGCCTCGGACAGCGGGCGCAAGCCGGTGACCGACATCCCGGTCACCGTGGTCGTGCCCGCCTACCGGACGGCCGTGGACGCGGGAGCCGCCCGCGCCCTCACCGACGCGCACGGCGACACCTGGACCCCCGACCGCGCGTACACCGCCGGAAGCCACGGCCACCTCGGCGCCGGCACCCGGCTGACCACCAACCGGGCGCTGACCGGGAGCCCGCTCCACGACCCCGCCCTCTACCGCACCGCGCGCCAGGACATGCGGGAGTACCGCTTCGACGGGCTGCCGACCGGTACCTACCGGGTGGAACTGGGCTTCGCGGAGCTCGCGGGCAAGCGGCCGTCGCAGCGGGTCTTCGATGTGACGGCCGAGGGCAAGCTGGTCGTCCCCAACCTCGATCTGGCACTGGAGGCGGGCGTACGGACCGCGCACGACCGGGCGTTCACCGTGCGGGTCACCGACGGACAGCTCGACCTGCGGTTCGACCGCACGGTGGGCAGGGCCCTGGTGAACGCGATCCGGGTGACCCACCGGCCCGATCTGACCGGCTGACGCCCCACCGGCACCTCATCGCCCGCACGGCACCGCCCACGGCACCGGGGCCCGACACCCCGGTGCCCCGGTGACGGCTGCCGGGCGGTATCCCGCCCCGCCGCACGGGGGCCCGCGGGGACGGACACACTCACAGCTAGGAGAGTTCGTGGCCAGACGCACAAAACCGGGACGCGGCACGAAAGCCGTCCTGACCGCCGTGGTGACGGCGGGTTCCCTCGTCCTGGGCCTCGCCCCGGCGCACGCGGCGCAGCCCGGCCCGTCGCCGTCGGCCGCCGCCTACCGGGCCAAGGCCGACAGCGGGGTCCGCGCGGACCTCGACCGCACCGGCAGGGCGACCTTCTGGGTGACCCTGGACGACGAGGCCACCCTGCCGTCCGGCGTCGCGGCACGGACCAAGGCGGAACGCGGGCGGACCGTGTTCACGGCGAAGCGGGCCCACGCCCGCGAGGCCCAGGCTCCGCTGAAGGCCCTGCTGGACGGCGCGGGGGCGACGTACGAGTCGTTCTGGATCACCAACACCCTCAAGGTCACCGCCGACCGGGACCTCGCCCGGCGGATCGCGGCCCGGCCGGAGGTCACCGCGCTGAACCCGGACGAGGCGGTCTCCGTCGCCGACACGGGCAAGGCGACCGCCCCTGTGAGGACGGCCACGCCTGCGAAGGCGTCCGAGGTCCGCAAGGCACCCAGGACGCCTGAGGCAGGCACGGCATCCGAGAACCGCGAGGCAAGCAAGGCATCCGGGGCGTCCGGGGCGGGGAAGGCGTCCGAGTCCCGTGACGCCGCCGCGGGCAAGGCCGCCGCCGCGCCCGCCGACGAAGCGGTGTGGAACATCGAGCGGATCAACGCCCCCCGGGTCTGGTCCGAGTTCGGGGTCCGGGGCGAGGGCATCGTCGTCGCGGACATCGGCACCGGGGTCGGGCTGGAGCATCCGGCGCTGCGCGACCGGTACCGGGGGCTGACGGCCGACGGCAGCTACGAGCACGCGTACAGCTGGTACGACCCGATGAACTACTGTCCCGGGAACGCGCCCTGCGACACCTCCTTCGTGGGCACCTCGGCCGTGGGCGTCATGGTCGGTGACAACGGTCCGGGGCATCGGATCGGTGTCGCTCCCGACGCGGACTGGATCGCCGCCAAGGCGTGCCAGGCGATGGGCTGCGCCGTGGACTCGATCCTGCGGGCCGGGCAGTGGATGATCGCGCCGACCGACGCGAGGGGCGCCAACCCCCGCCCGGACCTCGCGCCGCACGTGGTGAACAACTCCTGGTGGGTGAACAACACCAACGCCTGGTTCAAGCCGGTCCTCCAGGCGTGGCGGGACGCGGGCATCTTCGCCTCGTTCCCCAACGACGGGGGCGGCCCCCGCTGCGAGTCGGCGATCGGTGTCAGCGGATACGCGGACGCCTATGTCACCACGACCTTCGGCGCCGACGGCGCCCTGCACGCCGAGTCGGCGCGCGGCTCGGGCGAGAACGGCGCGGTGAAGCCCAACATCGCGGCGCCCGGGGTCAACATCCGCAGCGCCGGACGGGACGGCGGCTACGCCCTTGTCACCGGGCCGGGGATGGCCGCGTCGCACACGGCCGGGACGGTGGCGCTGCTCTGGTCGCTGGCGCCCGGCCTGCGGGGCAAGGTGGCGGAGACCGAGCGGGTGCTCGACGGCTCGGCGATCGATGTGGACGACACGAGCTGCGGCGGCACGCCGGCCGACAACAACGTCTGGGGTGAGGGCAAGCTCGACGCCCGTGCCGCCGCCGCGGCGATCCCCGCCGCGCTGCACGGCTCCGCCGGTGGCACGGTGACCTCGGGCGGCGGACCGCTGGCCGAGGCGGCCGTGGCCTTCTCCGGTCCGACGAAGGCGCGGGTGCGCAGCGACGCCTCCGGCGTCTACCGCGCGCCGGTCCTGGCGCCGGGCGACTACACGGTCACCACCACGCTGTTCGGCTATCTGAGCCGTACGGCGCCGATCACCGTCGGCGCGGGCGGGCACGTCACCCACGATGTGGCGCTGGACGAGGCGCCGATGGCGCGGCTCACCGGACGGGTCACCACCGCGTCCGAGCCCGAGGGGAACGCGCTGGTCGCCGTCGCGGGGACATCCGCGTCCGTGCGCACCGCGCGGGACGGCACCTGGGCGCTGCGGGTGCCGCACGGTACGCACGGCCTGACGGTGACCGCCGACCACCGCTGTGCCGAGACCTCGACCGTCCAGGTCGGGGTCACCGGTGACACCGTCCGGGATGTCGGTCTCACCCGGCGGACCGATGTGTTCGGCACCACCTGCACCGTGGAGAGCGGCAGGGCGTTCCCGACCGGGGACACGAAACTGCCGTTCCATATGCCCAGTTTCTCCATGTCCACCTTCGATCTGCCGTTCCCGGTCCCGTTCTACGGCCGTACGTACCGCAAGGCCACCGCGTCGCTCGCCGGGGTGCTCGGCTTCGGGCGGATGAGCACCCGGGCCAGGAGCGCGCCGCTGCCGGACATCAGCGTGCCCGACGGGGCGGTCTACGCCTTCTGGGACGATCTGGCCGCGGAGGCCGATTCGGGGGTGTACTGGTCGGCGGGCGGCACCGCGCCGCACCGCACCGTCACCGTCGAGTGGCGGAACATGCGGCTCATCATGAGCAATCCGCAGGAGCGGGTCTCGTTCTCCGTGGTGGTCTCGGAGGACGGCACCGCGTCGTCCCACTACAAGAATGTGACCGGGGCGAAGGCCAACGGTTCCAGCGCCGGGATCGGCGTGGAGAACGCGACCGGCACGGACGCGCTGCACTACTCCAACGACGAGGGTCTTCTGCGCGACGGGATGAGCATCCACTACCGCACGAACAGCGCGGTGGTCGCGGGCAAGGTCACCGACGGCAACGACGGCGAGCCGGTCGCCGGGGCCACCGTGACGGCCGGGGGACGCAGCGACACCACGGGACCCGACGGCCGCTACGCGTTCCAGGTCCCGGCGCCGGAGGCGCATCAGGTGACGGTGAGCGCCCCGGACCACACCTCCACCGAACGGCGGCTGACCGTCGAGCCCGGCGGGACGACCGTGACCGATTTCGCCCTCGACACCGGGCGGGTCACCGCCGACACGGCGTCGCTGCATCTCGTCGTCCCGCCCGGGGAGCGGCGGGTGCGGACCGTGGAACTGGCGAACTCCGGCTCCGCAACCCCGTACAAGATCGCGGAACGCGGGGACCAGCGCTGGGTGTCGGTCGATCCGCCGTCGGGTGAACTGGCGGCGGGGGCGCGCAAGTCGCTCGGCGTACGGTTCGACACCACGGGGGTGGCCCCGGGTACGACGCTCACCGGGACCTTGCGGCTGAGCACCTGGAGCGGACGGAAGCCGGTGATCGACATCCCGGTCACGGTGGTCGTGCCCGCCTACCGGGCGGCTGTCGACGCGGGAGCCACCGGCGCCCTCACCGACGCGCACGGCGACACCTGGACCCCGGACCGCGCGTACACCGCCGGAAGCCACGGCTACCTCGGTACGAGCACCCGGCAGACCACGACCCGGACGCTCACCGGGAGCCCGCTCCACGACCCCGCCCTGTACCGCACGGCACGCCAGGGGATGTACGAGTACCGCTTCGACACCGTCCCGAACGGCACCTACCGGGTGGAGCTCGGGTTCGCCGAACTCGCCGACCAGCGGCCTTCGCAGCGCGTCTTCGACGTGATGGCCGAGGGCGAGCTGTTCGTCACGGATCTCGATCCGGCGCGGGAGGCGGGCGTACGGGCCACGCATGACCGGGCGTTCACGGTACGGGTCACCGACGGGCAGCTGAATCTGCGGTTCGTCACCAACTCCGGCAAGACACTGGTGAATTCGGTACGCGTCACCGAACGGTCCGATCTGACCGGCTGAGCGAGGAGGACACCTCACGATCGTGCGGACCGGGCGCCTGGGCGGCTGGTCCGCACGGTCGTTCCCGTCGGGTCCCGCCGTGGCCGCCCTGTCGTGTCCCAGGGGCGCGGTCAGTCCCGGCGCAGCACGGCCCGGCCGACCGCCGGGATCTCGAAGAAATAGCGCAGGGTGCCTGCCGGGGTGAGTGTCAGCTCGATCGGGATGTTGTGGTCGCAGCGGTTGGCGCGGTTGCTGTCGAGCTGCTCCCGGACGACGAGTTCGCCGCCGTCGCGTGATTCGAGGACCCATTCGCCCCCGCATTCCAGGGTGGGGTAGTCGACGGTGGCGACCGGCTCGCCCAGTTCCAGCTCCGTGCCGGGGAAGACGGCCTTGACGGGGTACGACAGGCCGTTGTCCTGTTCCACCGTGCCGCGCCAGGTGCCGCCGAGTGTGGTGTCCCCGGGCGGGGCGGAGCTGCCCGCGGTGGGCGCGGGACGCGGCGGTGAGCCGCCGTCCAGGCCGGTGCCGGGGTCCGTCTGACGCATCAGCAGGACACCGGTGAGCGCGCCCGCGAGCAGCAGCACCACGGTGGTCAGTCCGAGGACCACCACCCGCTGGCGGTCGGCGGTCCGTCCGGGCGCCGCTGTCGGCCCGTACCCGGCCGCCGGGGCGGGCGGCAGCGGCGGGAGGGGCGGCGGGGGCCGCCCGGGAGGCCCCGGCGGCTGCGGGACGCCGGCGGGGAAGGCGGGGGCGGTCGGGCTGTAGGGCACGACCGTCGGCGCGGTGTCCAGGGTGTACGACAGGAGGTCCGGGTCGTGCAGCCGGGAGGCGAGACGGTCCACGTGCCCGGCGATGTCCGGGGGCAGATAGGACCGGGAGCCGCGGGTGGCGGTGTCCCGGGTGCGGTGCATGATGTCCGCCGAGGTGGGCCGCTGGGACGGTTCGGGGTCCAGACAGGACCGGACGAGGTCCCGCAGCCCGCCGGTGATCCCGTACAGGTCGGGGGCCTGGGACAGCACGGCGAGCAGTCCGGCGACCCCGGAGTCGTCGGCGGTGGTAAACGGGGTGCGGCCCGTCGCGGCGAACGCGAGGACCAGGCCGAGGCAGAACACGTCGCTGGCCCCGGTGATCGAGGCACCGGTCAGCTGCTCGGGGGACATGAAGCCCGGGGAGCCGACGACGATGCCGGTGCCCGTCATCCGTCCGCCCTCGACGGCACGCGCTATCCCGAAGTCGATCAGCGCGGGACCGTCCAGGCCCAGCAGCACGTTCGACGGTTTGACGTCCCGGTGGATCAGTGACCGCCGGTGCAGGGTGTCGAGGGCCTGCGCCAGACCGAACGCCAGGGCCCGTACCGAACCGCCGGGCAGCGGACCGAACCGCTCGGTGGCGTCCTGGAGCGAGATCGAGGGGAAGTACACGGTCGCCACCCAGGGAACGGCGGCCTGGGTGTCGGCGCCGAGCACCCGTACCGTCCAGGGGCTGGACGCCGTCCGGGCGGCCTCCACCTCGCGGGCGAACCGGCGGCGGAACTCGCCGTCGACCGCCAGTTCGGGGCGGATCATCTTCACCGCCGCCCACTGCCCGCGCGCGTCCCGGCCCAGGTAGACCCGCCCCATACCGCCCGCGCCGAGGCGGCCGACCAGGGCGTAGGACCCCACGGTTCGCGGATCCTCGCCGCTCAGCCGTTCCATCCGCCGTCCCCTCAAGAACCGCCGCCCCCGCCGCGCCGTCCCGGAGATCCTGACAGACCATCCGGGACGGTGTCAGTCGCTCCGCGCGCTTCCTGACGCGGTGTGTGCACCGCATGTGCGTATGCCCGGCCACCCGGTCCGGTACCCGGGGAGGACCCAGGGACGGCCTGAGTACCCGCACTCACGCCATGGCCGGATTCCGTTCCTAGTCTGCTGCCATGAACAGACAGAAGGCGGTGGCCGACGACAGCGCGCGTGTCGGCATCACCGGTGTGGGGGCCTTCCTTCCCGGGCGTGTCGTGGATTCGGAGCGGTTGCGGCGGCGGGTCGCCCCGGCGGGCGGGCCGCCGCTGCCCGCCGGGATCTTCGAGCGGGCGACGGGCATCGTCAGCCGGCGGGCCGCGGGCCCGGACGAGTTCGCGTCGACCCTGGCGGTGGCCGCCGCGCGGGACGCGCTGCGCGGCGCCGGGCTCGGTCCGGCGGACATCGATCTGCTGGTCTTCGCCTCCGCGAGCCGCGACATGGTGGAACCGGCGACCGCGCACATCGTGCAGGACGCGCTGGGCTCCCGGGCGCACGCCCTGGACGTCACCAACGCCTGCAACAGCTTCGTCAACGGTATCGACACGGCACGGGCGATGATCCTGGCCGGGCGGGCCCGGCGGGCCCTGGTCGTCACCGGGGAGACCCCGAGCCGGGCGGTGCGCGACACCCCGGCGGACCTCGCGGAGTTCCGCGACGGCTTCGCCGGGTACACGTTCGGCGACGCGGGCGCGGCCGTCGTACTGGAGCGCGTGACGCGTGGCGGCATCCTCGACGTGGACGGCGAGACGTACTCCGAGCACTGGCGGGCGGGAGGGATACCCGGCGGCGGCTCACGCCATCCGCGCGGCGACGAGCACTCCTACTTCCGGGGCGACGGCAGCGAACTGCGGGGGGTGTTCGAGCGGATCGGCCCCCCGGTGCTGGACCGGACACGGGCCCGTACCGGACTGGAGTGGACGGACTTCCGGTACGTGCTGACGCATCAGGTGACGGTGCCGTTCCTGGAGCGGTTCGTGGCACTCACCGGGGTGCCCGAGGACCGGCTGGTGGTCACGGTCGCGGAGCTGGGCAATGTCGCGAGCGCCAGCCTGGGCGTGCAGCTCGCCCGGGTGCACGGCACGCTGCGCGCCGGGGACCGGGTGCTGTTCGTCGGGCTCGGCGGCGGGGTCAGCATCATGACGCTGGTCTGGGAGCACGTATGAGCACCCTGTGGGTGGTGGTGCCCGCACACCAGGAGGCCGGCCGGATCGGGGACACCCTGACCGCGCTGGCCGCGCAGCGGGACCGGGACTTCCAGCTCGTCGTCGTCGACAACGCGTCCGTGGACGGCACGGCGGCGATCGCCCGCGACTTCGCGCGGCGGGCGCCGTTCCCGGTGCATGTGCTCCAGGAACCGGAGAAGGGGGTGGGCTGCGCGGTCGACACCGGGTTCCGGTACGCCATCGGGCACGGTGCCGAGCTGCTCGCCCGGACCGACGCGGACTGTCTGCCCCGACCGGGCTGGACGGCCGCCGCGCGGACGGCGCTGGACCGGGGCGCGCAGCTGGTGTGCGGGCGGGTCGACGCGCGCCGCGACGAGCACGGGCCGCTGGGACGGGCCGGGTTCAGGGCCCTGGTGCGGGTCGCCGCGTTCTTCGGGCGGATACGGCCCGCGCACCACCGGCGGCACGGCTATCTCACCCCGTACCGGATGCACGCGGGCAACAACATGGCCGTCACCGCCGAGCTGTACCAGCGCGTCGGGGGCATGCCCCGGCGCCCCTCCCCCACCGACCGGCTGTTCCTGAACCGGGTACGCCGGCACAGTGCCGCCATCGTCCATGTCCGCGGCATGGTCGTGGAGAACTCCACCCGGCGGCTGCGCGCCTACGGGATCGTCGCCACCGCCCGCTGGTACCTCGACCGGGGACCCGGCCGTCATGGGGAGGACCCCCGCTGATGCTCGACGCCCTCACCCACGCGCTGCGCGCCGCGCCCGGCCGCCCGGCGCTCCTCAAGGCCACCCGCACCGGCCGGACCCGGGTGCTCGCCACGCGCGGGGACCTGGCCGAGCTCGCCGACCGGTACGCCGCCGCCCTGCACGCCCGTGGCCTGACGCCCGGCGGCACGGTCGGCGTCGCGGTCCGCCCCGGTCCCCGCGCGCTGGCGGTGCTGCTCGCCGCGCACCGGCTCGGGCTGCGCGCGGCGGTCCTCGACCCCGGCGCGGGACCCGAGGTGCTGCGGGCCCGGCTCGCGCTGGCCCGGCCGGACGTCGTGCTCGCGGACGCCGCCGCCCAGGCCGTCGCCGGGTGGGCCCGCCCCCTCGCCCGCCGGGCCCGGCTCGCGCTGCCCGACCTGGCGGACCTGGGCCCGGTGGCCACCGTCGGACCCCGGCTGCCGGGCTGCGCCCCCGCGCTGGACACCGGCGCGCGTACGGACGGGCTGCCGCGCCCGGTGGACGGGGACGGGGACGCGGTCGTCGTCTTCACGTCCGGCACCACGGCCCTGCCCCGCGCGGTGGTCCACACCCGGTCGTCGCTGGCCGCCGGGATGGCGACGGTCGCGGAACTGGTGCGTCCGGAGCCCGGCCGTCCGGTGCTGGGCGGGACGTTCTTCGTCCTCGTCCCGTCGCTGGCGAGCGGCGCCCCGGTCGCCCTGCCCGCCCGCTCCCCCCGGACCCTGGCCCGGCAACTGCGCCGACTTGCTCCGCAGGCCACCTATCTGACACCCCCTCAGCTCCGGGCGGCGCTCGACATGGGCGCGCGGTTCTCCGGGCGGGTGTGGACCGGTTCCGCCCCGGCGGGCGCCGCGCTGCTCGGCCGGGTACGGGCCGCGGGCGCCGACGAGGCGTGGGGGGTGTACGCGCTGACCGAGCTGTTCCCGGCGGCGGCCGTGGAGGCCGCCGAGAAGGCCGCGTTCACCGGGGACGGCGATCTCGTCGGCGCCCCACTGCCCGGGGTGGTGACCGGCTCCGGTCCGGACGGTGAGCTGCTGCTGTCCGGTCCCGCGGCCCGCGACCGCTATCTCGGCGCGGCGCCGGACCCCTGGGTCGCCACCGGGGACCGGGCCCGGCTGGAAGGCGGCCGGATCGTACTGGAGGGACGGTTGAAGGACATGGTCCTGAGAGGGGCGGAGAACATCTACCCGGGACTCTACGAACCGGCGTTGCACATACCGGGCGTCGCGCTCGCCGTACTGGTGGGCGTCCCGGCCGGGGACGGCGACGAACGGCTCGTCGCCGTCGTCCAGCCCGAACCGGGCGCGGCCCCGGACCGGGTACGGGCCGCCCTGAGCGGACCGCTGGACCGGATGGGCGGGGCCCGGCCGGACGCGCTGCTGCTGGCGGACGTACCGCTGTCCGGACGCTCCTCGAAGCCCGACCGGGCGGCCACGGCCAAGCTCGCCGCGACCCGGCTGGCCGGAGCGGTCCGGTGAACGCGACCGGCACGCCGTCGCTGTGGGTCGTGGTGCCCGCGTTCGACGAGGAGTCCGCGATCGGCGGCACGCTCGCCGCACTCGCCGCGCAGAGCGATCCGGGGTTCACCCTGGTCGTCGTGGACAACGCGTCGACCGACGGGACCGCCGGGCTGGTCCGCCGCTTCGCCGCCACGGCGCCGTTCCCCGTCCGGCTGCTGCACGAGCCGCAGCGCGGCACCGGATGCGCCGCCGACACCGGGTTCCGCTACGCGATCGGGCACGGCGCCACGCTGCTCGCCCGCACCGACGCCGACTGCCTGCCCGCCCGCGACTGGGTCGCCGCCGCGAAGGACGAACTGGCGCGGGGCACGGAACTGGCCTGCGGACGCAGTGTGCCCCGCCCCGACGAGTCACCGTCGTTCGCCGAACGCGTGGTGCTCCCGGCGGTGGTACGGATGACGGCGCTGTACGGGCGCTACCGCCGCGCCCACCGCCACCCGCGCTACCGCGCCCCGTACGTGCTGTGCCACGGACACAACATCGCCCTCACCGCCGATCTGTATCTGCGGTGCGGCGGCGCGCCCCGGACCCCGCTCGCGGGCCCGCCCGAGGACGTCGTCCTGCTCAACCGGGCCCGTGAGCACAGCGACCGGATCGCGCGGGCCGAGGGGATGGTCGTCCGCGCGAGTCTGCGGCGGCTGCGGGCGTGGGGGCCGCGCCGGACCCTGCTGTGGTGCTGGGACCGGCGCTACCGGCCCGCCGACGAGCGGAAGGTGCACGTCCGTTGAACGCCGCCCCGGACACCGGCGCGCGCGCCGCGCGCCGACGCGACCGCCGGGTCTACACCCGCTCCCGTCCACTGCTGTTCGCCCTGCTCGCCGCCGCCCGGCGGCGGCCGGTGCTGCGCCTCGGCGGGACGGTCCTGGTGAACGGCACCGAGCCGTACCGGCACGCCCTGACCCGGATTCCGCTGGACCGGGCGGCGGAGGGCACCACGGGCGGCGCCGCCCGTGAACTGTCCGGCGGGGGAAGCCTGTTCGACGAGGAGGGCGCCGGTCACCGCGCGGCCCGGCGGACCGTCGCCCTGGACCTGGGCGCGGCCGGGGTGGAACGGCTGCGCCCGGTGTGGCGCGCGGTGCTGAACCGCCGGCTCGCCCCGCTCGCCACCGGTGACGCCGTCGATCTGGTGCCACTGGCGCGGGAGTTGGCCGGGGTGACGGTCCGCGCGCTGCTGGACGTCACGGCCGATCCGGCCGCCCTGTCCGACGCGGCGGCCGAGGTGGCGGCGGTGGCCGTACGCGGCCATCTGCCGGGCCCCGGCCGGTCCCGCGCGGCACGCGCCGCCGGACCGGCCGCCGCCCGGCTGGCCGCACTGCTGACGCCCGCCGGGCAGGACGACCTTGACGAGCGCGTTCGGGACGAGCGCGTATCGGGCGAGCACGTATCGGGGGCGCACGTTCCGGGCGAGCACGAACCGGACGGGAAGCCGGGACGTGACGGGAGCGGTGGCGTGGGACGCGAGGCGGTTGGCGAGGCGGCGGGTCACGTCGGACAGAGCGCGGGTGCCGACACGGGACGGGAGGCAGCTGGCGACACGGGACGGGAGGCACGACAGGGCGCGGGCGGTGACGCTCGACAGGGCGCGGGCGGTAGCGCCGGTGGTCGCGCGGGACGGGACGCGGAGCGT includes:
- a CDS encoding cytochrome P450 family protein → MNAAPDTGARAARRRDRRVYTRSRPLLFALLAAARRRPVLRLGGTVLVNGTEPYRHALTRIPLDRAAEGTTGGAARELSGGGSLFDEEGAGHRAARRTVALDLGAAGVERLRPVWRAVLNRRLAPLATGDAVDLVPLARELAGVTVRALLDVTADPAALSDAAAEVAAVAVRGHLPGPGRSRAARAAGPAAARLAALLTPAGQDDLDERVRDERVSGEHVSGAHVPGEHEPDGKPGRDGSGGVGREAVGEAAGHVGQSAGADTGREAAGDTGREARQGAGGDARQGAGGSAGGRAGRDAERDAARRAMLAVAAVNTTVAALPRAAAWCADAGLWEQAADSRSRAALVDELLRVVAPSPLLPRVAAADADLDGCPVRAGDRLILVARHAVHADDTPPDARCPVAPAVAQLVFGAGPHACPGARLARAQLDDMLAALAPFRPSVVAARADRRAALPGWRTLTVRATALAPGPHGGSPC